The window TACAGGATCAACCTCCTCCAATGGATCGATTTCGTTGCGAGGATTGGAATCACTTGGACTCGGAGAGGAATCGGGAGTAGCACCGGATGAATTTTGATCTATACTACGGTCAATTTGAATGCTATTAGAAAAACCTATAGTCGGTTCGAATGGGATCCACCCAAGGTTTGGAAGATATACCTCGACCCATGAGTGGGCATTGTTATTTGTAACTTCAAAGAGGCGCTCCTGAGATCCTTCTTTTCCAACCGTCTTTAGTTCTCCTTCTGTGTAACCTTTAACCCACCGTGCCGGAATCCCAATGCTTCTTAACATTACAGTCATCGAGGTGGAGAAATTATCACAATACCCTTGTTTTGTATCAAACAGAAATTGGTCAACGTAATCCTCATTATCACCAGGAACAGCTACCTCCTTCTGATCATAGGTAAAACCATTGCTATCGAAATAGTTCTCAACCGACTTCGCCTTGTCATACCAGTTATCCGCCCCGCCCGCAATCTCCTTGGCAAGCTCTTTTACCCTTTCTGGGAGCTCCTCTGGGAGTTGGGTATAGCGTTCAACAAATGCTTCGCTCATCTTCTCGTTATTCGATCCATCCGCCAATCTTAAGTCTTCCATTTTGAAGGCCGGAACCACATATTGAAAGGAAAAATTATCAAGCTTAACCGGACGGCCACTGTCAACAGTAAGTATTTTCTCAGAAACAGGGTCCATTGTATAGGTCACACCGGGATCAGATTGAATCTGTTTGACAGTTGTTGGGTAGGCGATGTGCGGGTACTTCAACAACATAAATATATTGGCCTTTTCTTCTTCCATCTTTACACTTGCAGGATATCCTTCCAGCGGGACAGAATCCTCTTGTGTGAATTCCAGGGCGTCAGCACCGCGGTCAGATACGATCCAGCCTTTTCCGGTGTATACATCCTTCGTTTCTACCCTCCAGTATTGCCGGCTTTCAGCTTTTGCCCTAAACACAATTGTGTCATCCGGTAAAAACGGCCCGCCAAGCCTGGAATCATTTGTTCCATAACCAATTCGGGAAACCCCGCCACTGCCGGAGCCGCTGTTATCATTAAAAGATTTCAAAAATGGAACAGGATCCGGCCATACCGGGTCAGCCTTTGGTGCCGCGTAACCAACTGCTGTGCTGAAGAAAATCATAATAGCAAGAGGGACCATCCATTTGCGGGCAAGTGTGGAATTTCCGCCAAGCTTTCCCTCAGCCAATAGGCGGGAATAAGTCAATATTCCCATTACTAAAAATCCCGCAACGACCGCCCTGACAATTGATGCATTTCCGTTATAGTTCGTAAATGTGTCGATGACAGTGATATAAATTATAGTCATAAGAAAAAAGACAAATATGCGGCGCCGGTTTAAAAGCCAATATTGAATCAGATATACCATGAGCCAAAGAAGGAGGAAGAACATAATTGTCCTGAAACTATTGGAAAGCTGCTGGAAATCCAAACTAATGATTAAGCTAAGATTTACTTTAATATCCACAAAAAACCGTTTCCACCATTCAATCTTAAAAAAGCCGCCAGTAAAATAAAGCCTATAGATGGCATAGCACATGTAAAACGTTTTAATAAAAAACTGCATGGCCGCCGGCAGCTTAAATATTGGCCCTGCAAACGAAATCAGCAGGAAAATCAAAAAGACTTCTATTTGTTCGGTATCCGTCAGTTCCTGAACCGGCCTAAGCCATTCCCATATTAGCAAGAAGCCCAGTCCGTAAAGGATTAGCGAAGTAGTATCTCTCTTCGTTGCATTTGTGCTCATCTCAGGGTCACCTCCGAAAAGGCTGTTTCAAATTGGTGCTCATGAACCATGATC is drawn from Bacillus sp. FJAT-18017 and contains these coding sequences:
- a CDS encoding DUF4129 domain-containing transglutaminase family protein, whose protein sequence is MSTNATKRDTTSLILYGLGFLLIWEWLRPVQELTDTEQIEVFLIFLLISFAGPIFKLPAAMQFFIKTFYMCYAIYRLYFTGGFFKIEWWKRFFVDIKVNLSLIISLDFQQLSNSFRTIMFFLLLWLMVYLIQYWLLNRRRIFVFFLMTIIYITVIDTFTNYNGNASIVRAVVAGFLVMGILTYSRLLAEGKLGGNSTLARKWMVPLAIMIFFSTAVGYAAPKADPVWPDPVPFLKSFNDNSGSGSGGVSRIGYGTNDSRLGGPFLPDDTIVFRAKAESRQYWRVETKDVYTGKGWIVSDRGADALEFTQEDSVPLEGYPASVKMEEEKANIFMLLKYPHIAYPTTVKQIQSDPGVTYTMDPVSEKILTVDSGRPVKLDNFSFQYVVPAFKMEDLRLADGSNNEKMSEAFVERYTQLPEELPERVKELAKEIAGGADNWYDKAKSVENYFDSNGFTYDQKEVAVPGDNEDYVDQFLFDTKQGYCDNFSTSMTVMLRSIGIPARWVKGYTEGELKTVGKEGSQERLFEVTNNNAHSWVEVYLPNLGWIPFEPTIGFSNSIQIDRSIDQNSSGATPDSSPSPSDSNPRNEIDPLEEVDPVAQQEIAGLSAMEEARQFVKNKWKWIVAGIMAVLAAAFLIYRKRGSWLPYYLVLRFKFANNDDQFAKAYIALLKQLGRYGLRRKEGQTLRNYAGYIDHFFSSREMGKLTSYYEHYLYKHELPKGTWQDNKKLWEKLIKKTIS